In Miscanthus floridulus cultivar M001 chromosome 8, ASM1932011v1, whole genome shotgun sequence, the sequence TTTTGATACACGATTAATATGCTGCAAAAACTTTATATTAGTTATTAGAGTATGTTAAGGACCTCAAAtatgaaaactcaaaactataaacttgtagatctcatgaaaggctacaactttgatataaaatgtatcttcatttgacaccatacaaaaaaagatattattttttaAATACGGCAAGCGCTTGTACGTGATTATTATggtgctaaaattttatattatcttTTTGAACATCTTATcctcaaacaaaaaaaatcaaaactagaaagttgtagatctcatcgagatctataattctCATATAAAAATCATTTTCATCTGACATCATATtgaagagttatgattttttaaaaatttagTCTCGTCACGCCACTTCTGATGACGTGATAAGACAATACTATCGCGTCACCGGGAGTGACGCGACAAACTTTTCCACGTTGGAAAAGCCATCCAACATGGTAGATGTTGCCGCGCCACATGCGATGGCGCAACAACATTGTTTGGTCGCGCCAACAGGACTAGCACGACCAAAAGGGTCATATCAGAAAATAGTTTGTTGGAGcggttattattaaaatattgattaaaaataattaaaaaataaaaattctcccCCAAGCCGCTGGGCTTCCTATACTTCCACCTCCAGCCTTTGCCTCACTATATTTATATAGAAAAAAACTTCATTTTACCTCCTCCATTATCATCACAGTCTGATTTTTTTTAACTCTAAAACCAGACATCTTACCTCACAAACTCCCAAAATCAGACCATTCAAATTACCTCAGTGGCTTGGTTTGAAGTTGTTTTGTCCTTTTTAAGTTAAAACAAATCAATAAATACTTGAGAAGATTTTTAAACCATAGAAAATGCCCCTAACCTTCTACAAATTTCAACAAAAATCATAGAGAAGGATTGAGATACGAAGAATCCAAgtaaaatatttagagctcatAAAATATATCTTGAAGCTTAAAAAATTAGATTCAGCTCTAGAAAAATGAGAAAATAAGCTCAAAATTCTAGAAAAAAATCCAAAACATTGTAATCAATGTCTAAACGTGTTTTAAAAATTTTGCGCTACAAAATATAATATTCAACATACAGTAATACTTAATGCATTCATGATATGCATTCGAGTTGGCTACCTCTTATTTCTTTTGTTGTGGAAAATTTTCAAAACATGTTCAAACATAAATTAGAATGGGTTTTGTGAATTTCCTAGATTTTTTGGGATATTTTTCCATTTTCCTAGATCTAAATCTATTTTTAGAAGCTTCTAAGATATTTTCATGagatctaaatattttatttggattaGTTGTATAACAATCTATTGCTATGTTTTTTATGAAATTTTTAGAAGCTTAGAGATATTTTCCGTCGTTTACTAACCTTATCAAAGTATTTACCAGATTTTAGATAAAAACTGCCTTCAAATCCACTTCAAAACAGGACAGAGAGGTAATTTGAATGTTTTTGAGATCTCAGGATAAGATGTATGGTTTTGGAGTTCAAGGAGGAACATCATACTACAATGTATGAAAATGGACCTTTTCCATTTATATAATATTATCTTAAGCCCTTGCCTGCCTTAGCCTCGCCCTCACTGGATCCACATTGTCAGCCGATGTCACTACTCCAACGTCGCTAGGGTTAGGTTGTGTCGCACCACTGTACAGACGCCAGGTCCTAAGTCAGGAGAGTCAGAGAGATATATATTCGGAGAACAGGTGGCCTGCTCTTTGTGCAGAGGAAGGCCAAGTAATGGGCTTCTTTTTTTAGAGCTGGATTGGATCGATGAAGTAGGGGAGAAATTTAGAAGAGAAAGTGGCCCATTCATTTGCTCTTGGCCCAACTCGTGTGGGGAGGTTTTGTCTTCTACTACCTGTATAAAGGCTATGTCTCTCCTTCTCAAGGCATTCAAGAAGGAAATTCTCGGGGTAGGATTGAGGGACTAAGGAGGGTCTCTAAAGGCTGGCGGTGAGAAGGGGGTCTCAAAtccttcctctcctctcctcaccCCACTTTGTTTTTGGGGCATCGGTTAACTAAACAACATGTCTTCTTAATTTTGATAAATGGGACCTTGCCCTGTTTCTTTTTTTATCGACCAAACATTTACATTTATAAATTGACAAGGAAGCCTAGCTTATACTATTGTGTATTTTGTAGAAATACATGCCGTCATGTTTGGGAGAAGCCTACGTGGCTAATACAGTGTTATTTGTCCTCTTCTTAGGAATCGAAATAAGCTTATTTAGACGGTTTGTGATTACTTTGGAAAACACATGTTAATGGGGTCTAATAAATTACATGTTTCCATCTTTCTTAAAATGAGATAAATACATGACAGATAAAATAATGTTTTTTCACAAAATATTTTATGTAGCATGCTCAAACAATTACTACTGGTTTACATATACAAATATGCAATCCAATTTAATTAAGTTGGTTTAAACTAATTTTACTACTAAATCAACATTCGAAATGAAATATTAAGAACAACTTTTAAGACTTTTCGTGACATATACAGGCCTAGTATCAAGTCTCCTTTCATTTCTTGAGAAAGCAGTAAACACTATCCATTTGTTCATTGTTGGCGAAAATAAAATAGGAGACCGATGATAATCAACAAAGCACTTCCAAGGTCACACTCACTCATCAGCTCTTATCTCCAGACCGTGGCCTGTCCTTTAGCTACATAAATTACGATATCCCGGATAAAAAATCCAGGTATGAGCACGAGAAAGTGGCATAATGATCTCCATTTCATTCAAGTTGAAGGCAATAAGAAGTTGGCCATTACTTAGGACAAAGCACATCTATCAATCAACCCCCACCCAGTGAAAAGCTTCACCTTTTGATTCGGACAGAGTTGTGTGTAAGCCCGGACACTGAGAGTGAATAGGATATGAATCTATCTGATGTCTGGAAGACGACATTTCCCCTTATTTCAGAGTGCACCCCATTCCGCATTGGATGGTGGTGGGTGATGGATAGACCAGTTTGATCTGCTGTTTCTTTTTGAGGATTTGCAGGGACGTGCTAATGCATGGCGCTTTCCAAAAAGCGTGCAACTCTTCTAGTTTTCCTTGGCGTTGCTGGCCTGCACTTTCATTGGTGAATCTTGCTTATAGACTatatgttggcccacaggatcaccgactctggtgagtgaaccactcaccagtcttgccgagcacccgctagtgttgttgAGCACCCGCTAGCCGTGCCgatcacgaacaagcgttgtccgtccccacacactatggctagagctagaagaaaaagggagaacagagcatacacacacagtacaagacaccagcgttggccgaagccctatatgggagatggcaaatctgaactctctttactgagttaccgtggtagtctatttatacaactctatccatctagtcccagtACAGCTGTCCTGcgacaacagtgactagataatatACAGAGCTGACTCCGCGCCAGCctctgcatgtgcctacagtacTGTAGGTGAGCCATGCGACGCCTGCACCTGCAAAGGCTACAGTATCACAacagggggccttttcggcgccgcctcccttgctgtgttcacacacggtagcagtagattatctaacaaccTTCCTCTAATTatactgctaacccttgtacccccttcatgtcgatcatctccttcagctccgtgagtcgaagacgtccgagcggcttggtaagGATGTCCGCGAGTGGCCGACCAGTTTtgacaaactcgatgacgatctgccctccttCAGCTctatgagtcgaagacgtccctaaggaagtggaacttcacgtcgatgtgtttactccggtcgtgcagaaccggattcttcgtgagggcgatggtgggctggttgtccaccatcagtgctggtgggtgagcttccacgccgatcagctcacccagcagccggcgcagccacacaacttggcacgtcgCTGTGGCTGCCGCTATGTACTCTGTCTCGCACGTaaatagcgccaccaccttctgtttcagcgatagccatgaaattggggctaacccgaggaagacgagcacgccagaggtgctccgccatccgtcgatgtcccccgctatatctgcatcgctgaacacagtgagctgcaaccTACTCCCGctggtctttgggaagatgatcccatgatctacCATCCCCTTGATGTAGTGCAGTAGCCGGTTCActatagcccagtgatcctctctgggatcctccatgaagtgactgacgtagcccacggtgaacgcaatgtccgacctcatgtggactaggtagcgcagaccgccgacgatgctccagtagagtgttgcatccaccttcgccataGTACTAGctttcgtcagcttcagccactccgacgatgctccggtagagtgttgcatccaccttcgccataGTACTAGCTTTCGTCAGCTTTAGCCACTCCtacatcggagtcacgcatggcttgcactccgcCATGCCACTCCTCTCGAACAACTTGGAGACATACGTGCTCTAAccaagcgtgagttcctccttcccctatctcacctcgatgccgaggtagtaggagagtgcgccgagatcgctcattcgaaaatgagccaccatctcgcggttgaagctgttgatgtcctccgtgcgcgcgccagtgatgattaagtcatccacatacacgctgacgaggagctcctccttcccagtcgccgcgtgtagagcacgtgctcggttgtgcacctctgaaacccaagctcgcccagcatagtgttaagcttggcgttccatgctcgtggggcctgccacAGCCTGTAGAGTGCCTTGCACAGTCGGAGCACCCCGTGCTCCTCTCCCATGATGTCGAAGCCTAGAGGTTGCCTGATGAAGACCGTCTCTgccagctcaccattgaggaaggccgatttaacgtccaagtgatgggaACGCTAgttctttgctgctgccaaggctagtatcAAACAGACCGACTCTATGCGTGCTACTAGcacaaagacctcctcgaagtctatgtcCTCGTGCTGAACAAAGCCTTGGGCGACGAGACGTGCCTTGTGCTCGACAATGGTGCTGAGCTCATCCCACTTgactttgtacacccacttcaggctgatcggacggcatcctggaggtggatcaatGAGCTATCAAGTCTTATTTTCCTAGATCGccatcatctcctccagcatcgcccatcgccGGTTTCCATCGCGCTCGGCTAGCACGAACATGGGTGATTCCTCTATAAtgacgagcagcagctctgcgtcattgagcagctgaccagctagtcctaaggatcctgtgccaccgacgatgtcatctagcctacggaaccgcacctcctcaccttcatggaaggcatccacgaagtcagtgatgtcacttggaggtgaggtgaactcgatcggtgtcgatggagttctTTGTTCTGCCGGAGTGCTCAGCacaacacctggagtgctcggcaccctattTGCAGTGGTCGGCACTATTTCTGGACAGCTCGTCATAACTCTTGTAGTGTTCGGCCACACAGTAGGAGTGCCCAACcttagtcttggagtggttggcaccactgcaagatgTCTTGGCTCCGCcaaggagtgctcggcacccatcctagagtggttgccaccactgcagaacctcccggcaccactcccGGCGTGCTTGtcatccctctaggagtgctcggcactcctcccggagtgctcggcactgccccaggagtgtTCGGCTCTACCGtcggagtgcttggcacctcttccccagtgtctccaccaccgtggatgaccaagtgctagatgacgaaggtgttggtgaagccgctagcttcccccatgctcggactgCTCTAGTCCTAAGCCGTCTCCTCGTCGAACatgacgtcgcgcgagacaagcaccttgtctctgcgtgggtcgtagagctagtacaccttggtaccctccacgtagcctaggaacaccatgggtgtgctctTGTCCTCCAGCTTGCTGAGGTTCAGTTtcatcttcctgacgtggccgatgcagccgaatgtccgaaggacggacacgctcggcttgcgtccataccaagcttcgaacggcgtcttgcccgtcagggccttggtcggagagtggttgaggatgaacactgccGTGGTCACCCTTGCCggtatgcctttggccttcatcatggatcgggccatgccgaccaccatctggatccatcgctccaccatgccattctgttgtggcaagTACGGCGTAGTGTGGTGTTGCCCCAAACCCTGAT encodes:
- the LOC136470054 gene encoding secreted RxLR effector protein 161-like, with amino-acid sequence MAKVDATLYWSIVGGLRYLVHMRSDIAFTVGYVSHFMEDPREDHWAIVNRLLHYIKGMVDHGIIFPKTSGSRLQLTVFSDADIAGDIDGWRSTSGVLVFLGLAPISWLSLKQKVVALFTCETEYIAAATATCQVVWLRRLLAREAAPKRPPVVIL